From the genome of Papaver somniferum cultivar HN1 chromosome 2, ASM357369v1, whole genome shotgun sequence, one region includes:
- the LOC113350011 gene encoding calmodulin-like protein 11, which yields MAESLTQDQIVEFQEVFCLFDKDGDGCITIEELATVIRSLDQNPTEEELQDMIKEVDGNGNGTIEFGEFLSLMARKMKETDAEEELQEAFKVFDKDQNGFISAPELRHVMINLGEKLTDEEVDQMIREADLDGDGQVNYEEFVRMMMAV from the exons ATGGCAGAATCCTTGACTCAAGATCAGATTGTAGAGTTTCAGGAAGTTTTTTGTCTTTTTGACAAAGATGGAGATG GTTGCATTACCATTGAAGAATTAGCGACGGTTATTCGTTCTCTTGATCAAAACCCCACTGAAGAAGAGCTTCAAGACATGATAAAAGAAGTTGATGGAAATGGGAATGGAACTATTGAATTTGGAGAGTTCTTAAGTCTCATGGCAAGAAAAATGAAG GAGACTGATGCTGAAGAAGAGCTGCAAGAAGCTTTTAAAGTATTTGACAAGGATCAAAACGGATTCATTTCTGCTCCAGAG ctgAGGCACGTTATGATCAATCTTGGAGAAAAATTAACTGATGAAGAGGTGGATCAGATGATTAGGGAAGCGGATTTAGACGGCGATGGCCAAGTTAATTATGAAGAATTCGTCAGGATGATGATGGCTGTTTAA